From one Neofelis nebulosa isolate mNeoNeb1 chromosome 4, mNeoNeb1.pri, whole genome shotgun sequence genomic stretch:
- the LOC131509301 gene encoding large ribosomal subunit protein eL34-like — MVQRLTYRRRLSYNTASNKTRLSRTPGNRIVYLYTKKVGKAPKSACGVCPGQLRGVRAVRPKVLMRLSKTKKHVSRAYGGSMCAKCVRDRIKRAFLIEEQKIVVKVLKAQAQSQKAK, encoded by the coding sequence ATGGTCCAGCGTTTGACATACCGTCGTAGGCTGTCCTACAATACAGCCTCTAACAAAACTAGGCTGTCCCGAACCCCGGGTAATAGAATCGTTTACCTTTATACCAAGAAGGTTGGGAAAGCACCAAAATCTGCGTGTGGCGTGTGCCCAGGCCAACTTCGAGGAGTTCGTGCTGTGAGACCTAAAGTTCTTATGAGGCTGTCCAAAACGAAAAAACACGTCAGCAGGGCCTACGGTGGTTCCATGTGTGCTAAGTGTGTTCGTGACAGGATCAAACGTGCATTCCTTATTGAGGAGCAGAAAATCGTTGTGAAAGTGTTGAAGGCACAAGCACAGAGTCAGAAagctaaataa